The region CCAGCATGGGTGCCTGGCTGCAGTCCCATACCTGTGTCCTTCCCCGGGATGCGAGTGGTGTTGAACATCCGCTCCATCTGCCAGGAGCACATGGGCACGAGGCCCAGCGCCATCACCTGGGGGGGGAGGCCAAGCATGGCTCAGATGCAGGCCACTCTCCTGGTCACACCCTCACCCCCAGCGCAACTCACAGGCTTGATCTCTTCACGGTCCAGTTTACGGCGGTACATGATCATGGCGTGGACAACATTTCCCAGGCGGGCAGCCTGCACGTCTGTGTTCTTGACAAGCACTAGGTCCTATAGGGAGACAGCAGAGCCTGTAGGGAGGCTGTGACGGATGTGCAGAGCGGCCCCTCTGTCTGGGATGTCTCATCCCCTCCCCCAGTGCATCCTACGTACTCTCTGAGGCCAAGTACCAGAGGTGAAACACATGACTGGTCATATCACCCCCTGCCCTGGCTTCTACCTGAGCTGCTTTTCCAAACCCCTTGTATCTGttgacattttgtttattttcctttgaggAAGAGGTTCCGCCACCACAGAACAGCCTAAAACCTCTGGCCTAGACAAGTTGCACATAGGTTTCTAGAAAGATAGCTCTGTGGAGGAGGGGAATGGCAGCACCCTACTTGCACTGTGCTTTGGAAGTAGGAGAGGAGAGGGGCAAGCAGGCCTGTGGCTGGGCGGCATCCCCTAGCTGTGCACACTTGGCCTGGGAGCAGGAAAAGGGCTGGTCCCGTGGGGTAGGGACCTGAGCCCTGACAGAGGCAACTCTGGATCTACTTAAGACGCACTTAGGGAAGTTCCCTGGTAAGGTGTCAGGACAGCTGGGAAGTCAAGGCTGGAAAGCCAGTGAGAGAACAaggaagggagtgacagagccCGAGCTGGGCAGGGCAGTGAGCCTGAGGAGCCCTGGGGGCGACAGCATCAGGCCGCGGGGCCGACTCGTTCTCCGGATCCCTGGTATTTCCATCACCGGAAGCAGCTCCTGACGACTGTTCTAGGACACGCACCCCATCTTCTCTCTGATCAGGCCTCACTCCAGAACCTCCACTTGCTCACGGAAACTACCACCAGGGCCCTGAGCCGTCCTCCAGGTTCTGCCCAGAGATCAGAGTGAGGCCAGAGCTGAGCACAGACCAGCCCGTGTGGCTCCAACTCTTACTGTGACGTAGTAGTTGCTGTTGACCATGAGGGGGTTCCTGCCCCGAAGGTAGACGTACTCTTCCCACCAGTCGCTCACCTGGCGTGGACGGGAGGCTAGAGTcagggcagagggtggggtgtgGACAGCCAGACACAAGCAGGGTGAGGGTAAGCCCAGGAGGCAGAACTCACATAGTTGGTTGCCCACCAGGACTTGAGAACCAGGTACTTCTGCAGCCTGGGGGCAGTCTTCTCCTCGAACTCCTTGGCCAGCGTCTCCATTCGATAATATTGCTCATCATCCAGCAAGTGTTCCACGGATTCTAGGTACTGCCCAGGCAAGTCACCATCAGTGTGAGGGCCAGGCAGCAGGAGCCGCCCACGTCCTGGCCTTCCTCCAAGCCCAGCCTGACTGCTCCCTCTCAGGCTGACTCTTTGTAGGGGGCAGTCTCACGTTTGAATGGGTTCTTTGAGTATAGCCTGCCCTGCACACTGGGATCCCTGAGCCAGGCCCTCACCCGATGAACTGTGGCTGGCACACTGGGCACTGGCAGCTTGGGCAGAGATGTCTGGAAGCTGTAGAGCATGGGCCGTCGGCTGGACAGAAGGCGGACACAGACCTGAGGATACAGAGTGGAGAATGTTGAGGGGGAGGCtggaggaaagaatggaaacTAGCAAACATTGGAGGGGCTGCCCCAGACCCTCAGAACCGGGACAAACCCCGGCAGTCACCAGTGCCTGTCTGGTTGTCCCCCCCAGCTCAGAGCCCAAAGTGAGGCCCTGCGGTCTCAAACCAGATGCCTGGATCCCTCCACCGGCTTCCACTCACAGCCCAGACTCTGGTCAAGTGGCTGGTCTGGCCGTGCATCTCAAACATCCAACCGTGGTAGGAAAGAAGCAGTTTCAGGGTTTGGCGGAAGAAGAAGATGCCCATCATCCAGACCCCCGTGGAGAAGATGGCCATGCTGAAAAGTGTCCGGGTGTGTGGGGTCCAGGAGGGACGTCTGTCAGAGAAGGGGAGAGGCCTGCAGGGGGTCCGCTTGAGGCCAGCCTCAGGGAAATTCTGATTCTGCAGACCTGATGTATATAAAGCCATCTAGGGGTAGGCACCAAAGGAGAGAAACTCCCTGGATATACTCACATCTGAGCACCTGAGAGCGTCACACACGAACTCACAGAAGCAGGGACTGAGACGGCGGCTGTCTCCAGGGAAGGCTGCCCTGTGACCTCCAGTGGCTACTGACCTGTACCTGCCCAGGAGTCTTGGCCTCAGAGCCCACCCAGCCCTCTCTCATGGCCTTACTTCTTACCCTTCAGGAAGCCATCTCTGGATATAATAGACCAGTCCCATGGAGATGTCCAGGTTGTAGTAGGAGGAACCCACTGTTGCCATAACCACGACCAGCCAGCTGGTGGGGCTGCCAGGGTACACGCCCCTGATGATGCCATTCTGTGGACAGAAACAGGCGTGCTCATAGAGCAGGAAGGACTAGGGTGAGCGGAAGCCTTTGAGGTCGTTGCCCGCTTTTACTCCTCCTCCAAGTTCCCACACCTGCAGCACCTGATTACTGTGTCCCATGACCATCtcctgctcccctctcccctccacacCTTGAGCACCCCTCTGGGTTCTGCAGGGCTGGAGCCTGTCACTCAGCAGAGCTGCTAGCCCAGGTAGGGAAGGAGGACCTTGACAATGGGCAGCAGCTGACACCCGGCCTCTGCTTCCCTGGAAGGCTGGATTCTGCACCTGCTGGGAGGTAGACACCAGGACCACCTGTGCCCACCTTGATGCGGATCAGGCGTTTCTTCCAGGACCTGATCCCGGACAGGTAGATGTGTTTCAGCACCTCCCGACTGAGCCGGAAGTCGACTCCCTCTGGGGTCACAGTGAACTGGAAGGCCACAGCCTGGTGCGCTTCCGCCATCCTGAGGGTTGCTTGGCACCTGGGAGGCGGCAGGAGGGGGCGTGGGCAGGCTCAGCCGCCGAGCCGAAGCTCCGCCCCCGCTATTGTCCGCGCTCCTGGCCCGCCCCCACTACCCTCCCTGGGCCAgccacccccccctccccccgcagtGTCATGGTTTCCCCCAACCCCTGGCCCCAGATCAGGCCCTTCAGCCTCGCCAACCGCCTCAGAACTTTCGCACAATGGTGCGGTGGTCTGCAAGGGGGTCAAGGGCCTTGAAAAGTTGAGAAACCCCGAGGACAGCGAAGGGTGGCCTCAGGGGTGTGGGCGAGTGGCCTCGGAAGCGGAGTAGGTCTGGTTTGGAGTGAGGCGGGGTGTGCGTACCCCTAGCCCTGCCACGTGGGACCTTGGCACCAGCCTCCACCGACCCCTTCCCCCTACCCCCGCCGCCACCCCCCACGCCAGCTGAGAGCCCTGGGCCCGGTCGGCGGCTGGAGCTAGCCCCCAACTCCACTCACAGCTGGGGTTTGCTCCTGTTCGATTGTGGTGCCAGTTGCTCTGGCCCGTGTCCGCACGTCCTTCAGGGTAAGCCACCTAAGTCCCGCCCTCGCCGGCAACCTGACACCCACTCCCAAATTTGGGTTGAGAACAGATTCGGGGCGGCAACGAGAATCTACCCCGCTTCACCACGAGAATCAGCAGTTGGGGACAGGGAGTGGGTTTCTGCAAGCTGAAGATGGCTCAGaggtctgggagcctgggggtgcCCAACGGGGCTCACGTGAGGAGGGTGGCATTTGAACTAAAAATAGCTGAATGTAGGGAAAAGGTCACCCGGGTGTCAGCTGTGCCTCCTGTTCCCTGATGGCCAGTGCTCAGGGTGGGGCAACCCGCCCCAGGGCCCTCTTTGCACTCATTACTCCCTAGTACCCCACCCAAGTCCACCAGGTATTTATCACTTCTAAGCTGCAGCCAGGGATGGGGGGTGCAGAGAGGGCCCCCACTGGCAGAACAGGCCCTGACCACCGTCGAGCCCAGATCACCCAACAGCTGTACTTCTCAGGAGGGGAAAGTGAGGCTCCCCGCAGTGGTCCTTTGTCAATCTGTGTGCAATTCCTGGTGGGGACTTTCCGCAACACCCAAGTACGACCAGGACAGTGTGTGAGGGATGCAGCTAGTTTATTGTCTTATGGTACATATGCCAGGGCTTCTGCCCACTTGCCTGCGGTGGGAACCTGCTCGAACCTGGGGTCTGGGGGAGGTGAGCCTCCTTAACCCCACTCTCAGTGGGGCTCAGCCCAGTCCCCAGGGCCTCCCCTGTGCCCCTCCCTCCAAGGTCCTGCCCTGGAGGCGCCAGGAGAAATGCAAGGAGTCGGAAGTGGAGTCAGGATGAGGGGTGGAAGCTGGTCAGCTGGCCCTTCTGCTGGAAGTAGAACTGGAACCGAGACTGCGCGTACTCCTAGGGAAAGAACCCCGGACTGTGAGAACGCTTGGGCCCAGCACCCCCAGCCCCTCAGTCTGCCCGTGGCCACCTGACTGGGCACTGATGTCCGAGAGGGCCCGAGGCCCTGACGTGCTCCCTCCCCGCATCTATCACACGTACCTGGGTTACTTACCAAGTAGCCAAATTCTATAGTGGACATGGATGCCTGAAGAATGGACCAGAGACCCCAAAAGAAATGAGATGCCAGGGCATACCTAAGGGGCAGGAGAAGCGTTCAGAGCACACCCGGCACTCCTGAACCCCGCCACCAGGATGGCCGAGCCCCAAGGCTCCGACTTCTCCTGTCACCCTAACCCACCCTGTCCTGACTCTTCCCCATCTCAAACTGTTCTCCATCAGCCTCAGACCTCATCCtcacttcctgcccccaatctacACTGACACCTCACCTGCAACCCGGTGTCCACCCGCCACTGTCTCCCTTTCCTCTGCATCCTGCTCTACCCTGTCACTTGTCTCCCCTCACCGATTAGCTTCCACCAGCAAATCTGCTTCCAGTTTCCTCTGCTCCTCTTGGGAGACGGTCTCATCTTTCTTTACCTCTGCCAGGTAGTGGCGAATAAAATGGAGCTGAGATCAAAAGACAAGAGTCAGGAAatggggagcctggtgagaaTTTCCCAGTAAACGCCCTTCCTCGCCATTCCTTCCAGACTTAACCCTCCTCCTCCTGTACAGGCCAGGTCCTGCTCCCCCAGCTTCTGGCCCACATACCTGCTGTCCCTGAGTGGGGTAGTTTGCAGGCTGTGCTTTGTAGAAAGGCCACTCCTCGTGAGTATAATCGTAAACCCACTCACAAAAATGGTTCCCAATGTCAAAGCCCCTGAGGGAATAAGGTGGACACTCAGCCCCAAATACCCTGGGCAGCTAGGATGCAGAGATAAAAGCCTGGTCTGCCTTTCTAGGGCACTGTGGGAACAGGCCCACGGGAGGCCACCTGCTCACCCTCACCGGTAGTTGTAACTGCTGTACTCGAAGTCCACCAGCATGAGGCTGTCAGTGCTTTTAGGTTCTGAGAGCAGTAAGATGTTCCCTGGAGGAAAGTGGTGAGGTTCTGGTCACTCCAGGGCCCTCTGGCCCCCCTCACCTGAGGCTGGGAGACTCAGATGCCTTCTCTTACCTTCTTGGATATCATTGTGGCAAAAGACCACTGGTGATGGGGTAGTGTCTAGCAGCTTCCTGTAGGGGAACAGGGGCATGGGTCCTGAGCCAGAGTGACAAAGGAAGGTCAGAAGCACTCTCGTGGGCTAGGCCTGGACTCCAGCCCTCAGCAAATCCCGGGGAGGACCCCACTAGGTGCTCACACCCCACACTTCCTGTGCTTTTCTGTCCAGCCTCCTCCCCGACCCCTGCCCCTACCCTGTCCCGTCTGCCCCCACCTGAGGTTGCCCATCTCATCCTTCAAGCTGTACATCTCCAGCAGGTTCATTTGGGGAAGGCCGGTGGGGGGCAGGTCCTGGATCTGCTTTAAGTACCTGAAGTCCAAATAACAGGACACACTCAGTGTGctacccctcccttctcccctcagcCAGGCTGTCCTGCCCGTTCCTTCACTGAATGGCTTGTCTGGCAATCTTTGGAAGCCTGTTGTGTAAGAGGCCACGCTAGAGAGTGGGACACTGGCGTCACTCTACTGGAGGGGAGGACAGATCATCAGATACATTCAGTCGCAGCCCAAAGGAATGACTGGTAGCTTGGGGGTTCAGTCATGTGCAGGAGCCCTGAGGAGGCTCCTGACTCACCGCTCCATGGTCCCAAATAGCCAGTGGGGCTCCTTAGTGAAAGGCATCTCCATGCCGTGGAACTTTGCCATCTTCGCGGCAATGGCTGCAGACAACACTGGATCTCGAAGCTCATGTGTCTTCAGTGGCCGGCTCTGCACCCAGGAACCTATCAGGGTGGTGAAGGGGCTGGGGCaggtgggggaagggtgggggaacGGAGCTGGGTGGAGTCAGGGCTTGGGGAAAACTCCCTACCTGGGGTGAGGGATGTGAAGGCAGACActaggaagggggtgggggggggggaaggaggtGCTTCGGGTAGGTCAGGGCCGGGCTCGTACTGGGATGTACTGTTCCAGCCGGCCCTCTGGAAAGACTCCATAGAGCTGGGGCCCCAGCGACCGCTCTGCAAGTATGGCGAACATCACACTCTCAAGGACCAAAGAGTCCACGCCCTGAAGGAAGATGGACAGTGAAGGGACCACAGTCACAAGGGGCCAGAGGCAAAGGGGTGCTAACACACACAGGGTCGCCTTGCTCCTCCCATCACAGCTGGGACTCACCgtccggggcggggggggggggggggtgtgctcCAGAGCGCAAGCATTGGTTTCATAACGGACAAAATACACAGTCCCTGAACTTTAGTGTCCTCCACTGCGCAGTGGGGACCACACCAATGCCAGACTTGGGCGTAGGGTCTCAAGGCCACGGCGGCCCTCACTCGCCCCTCACCTGCAGGATGGCCCCATATAGCCGCAGTAGCACCTCCCGGGGCTCCTCGCCAACGCTGGGCAGGTGGTCCGGCAGCGAACAGCGGAAGAGCAGGTTGCTGAGGCCTCCGCTGCAGACCCACAACAGGGCGCGCTCATCCCGCCGTCCGCTCCACCGGCCCGGCGTCTAGCCCCCGCGCCCCACGCCCCGCGCCCTCGGCCCGCCCCCGGCCCATGAACGCCGAGAGTCCCCAGGGCCCGAGCCCGACCCGGCCCGCGCACAGGAGGGGCTGACCCCTGACCTCCCACCTCACGGGGTCAACCCTCAGCTCCTCCGGCCGCGCCTGGCGCCAGGCCCCGCCCAAGTACTCTCTGCACCACTGGTAGGCGCGGCGCTCGGCGTCTCGTGAGCGCGCCGAGCCGCGCCGCCGGCTTGGGGCCGCGTCGGGGCACTTAGCCTGCATCAAGCTGTCCTTGGTCAGGCAGCCTCCGAGAGGCCCGCCTCCGACCACATCGGTCCCCTCGGCCGCCATGGCTCCGGCGCGGCCGGGCCAACGCCCCGTCGCCGCTCAAGCCCTTCGGGCGCGCTCGGCTCCGCTTCCGGCCAGCCTGCGCGGCTCGGGTCGCACTCGGGTTCCCCAGGTTCTACTCGGCTCTCGGCGGCGCAGCTCGGCTCTCCAGGAGACCTTGGTCTGGGCGCGCGTTCCGACGGCTATGCCCCGCCCCTGCTCAGGGCGACGGCCAATGGCGTCTCTCTCTTGGCCTGGCCGCCAGAGAGATAGGCCGTTGTTTGGACCGCAACCCGGAAGCAGGAAATGGCGCGGGCCAATGAGAAGCGTTGTGAACGGTCGGGTCACGTGGGCGAATCACGTGGGCCGGTGGCGCGTCCTAGGAGCGGGTCGGAGTCTTCCGGGCGACTACCCGGCAACGTTCCCGTGAGGCAAGGTGGCCGTTCGCCAGGGTCCCGGAGCTCACAGGGCAGCGTGGGCGGCGGCGGCCCTTCGGTGAACACATTTGGCCCCCGGGGCAGTCGGgcaaggaagttcagttcagtcgctctgtcgtgtccgactctttgcgaccccaggaactgtagcaaTCTATATGATTGCTGATATGTAtatgatatgtatatgtatataatatatatgattgaATCTGTATGATAAAGCAAACTATACAGGATGGATACATGCCTGCCCTCTGGAGCATCTATACTAGTTGCAGTGGGAGGAGACAGGTGATAAACATACTAGACAATTACACATTGTGAAAGGAACTATGAAGGAAACACGCAGCATGTATTGTGACAAAGAAATGAGGTAGGAAAAGCCTTATTTTAGACCAGGTAGTGAGGGCTTTTGGTAAGGCCAGCGCAGTAGCAAAGCCAAGGTCCTATCTCTGGTtgagttcagtcgcccagtcgtgtcccgttctttgcaaccccgtggactgcagcatgccaggcttccctgtccatcactaactctcagagcctgctcaaactcatgtccatcgagtcagtgatgccatccaaccatctcatcctctgtcgtccccttcatgagtctgagcaagcctcaggagatggtgaaggacagagaagcatggcatgctgcagtccatgggatcacaaagagttggacaggattaagggactgaacaacaagaacgacatgtatggatgtgagagttggaccataaagaaggctgagtgcctttttgttgcaggaagggggaccccttccagggcccgaaactgggctcttgtctaacactcggaaatgaattgtccgaggagacacatgttgacaaagcaagagattttattgggaaagggcacccgggtggagagcaggagggtaagggaacccaggagaactgctctgccgcgtggctcgcagtcttgggttttatggtgatgggattagtttccgggtagtctttggccaatcattctaattcagagtctttcttggtggcgcacgcatcgctcagccaaggtggatgctagcaagagggattctgggaagtggacggacaggtagtgtctcctttcgatctttcccgaactcttccggctggtggtggcttattagttccgtattccttatcaggatctcctgccatagaacaactcatgcaaatggttactatggtgcctggccagggtgggcagtttcagtcagtgtaCTTCCCCTAACAttttgagtgctgaagaattgatgcatttggactatggtgttggagaagactcttgagagtcccttggatagcaaggagatcagacgAGTTGGTTCTAAacaaatcaactttgaatattctttggaagaactgatgctgaagctgaagttccaatactttggccacctgatgcaaagagctgactcactggaaaagactctgatgctgggaaaggttgagggccagaggagaagggggtggcagagaatgagatggttggatggcatcattgactggataaacgtgagtttgagcaaactccaggagatagtgaaggacagggaagcctggcctgctgcagtccatgggatcacagtcagacaggactaagtgactgaagaacaaccacGAAAGTTCCACTTGAAAAAAGTTTTcccttaaaaagaaatagaagctcATTTTACAGTGAAAAATGTACAACAGTGTATGAGttgccatttgttgttgttcagtcactcagtcgtgtctgactgtttgtgaccccatggattgcagcaacacagttcaaaagcatgagctGCCCTGGGGCCACCACTGCTGTAACATTCTGCATTACCTGTGGGCAGCCGGGCTAATGGAAAGAAGGAATGCCTTCTTAAAGACTTAGGTAAAGTCCCAGCTCTAGGGCAGTGTCTTGAGGGTTTGGGGTACATACACTGAATACTGCGGTAGGTAAAACATGTGCATCCAGAAGCAACGACGCAGGTCCAAGAGCCCAGGGGTTTGAACTACCTATCTCTCACTGTCATTCTCAGTGACTCAGTTGCAGAGTTAGCAACTTCTGTCTCTGTAACATTAAGCTCTGCTGGGTTAGACCCCTTGGTTCCCAGGTCGGGAACACTTCCAAAGGGGACTTCCTCTGCTTCCAGGGAAGGACACCTCTCCGAACCAGGATCTGCAAATTCCACCAGGTCACTTTGATCTCCTCATGCTGGCGAACCAGCAGGCAAAGAAGGAGGGGATAATAGATCCCGATTATTAAGAGTAGATAGGGTTGCTGCTACTTAATGGGGCAATCAGGAGTTGGTATGCATGGAGACCAAAGCATGTTTAATACCCATTCATCTGAAACTATTCTAGTAAACTGAAGAGGCGGGAATGCTTCATAACTCATTTTTAAGGCCAGCATCACCCAGATTACAAAACCAGATAACAACACACACATGGCACCATGTCCGATGAACACAGAttgaaaaatcctcaacaaaacactagcaaaccaaatacaatacattaaaaggaccatacaccatgatcaagtgggacttTTCCCAGGGATTCAAAGATGGTTTGGTATCCACAAATCAATTTatataatataccacattaataaGACAAAGGATGAAAACCTTATGATTTTCTCAACAGATGAAGATAAAGGATTTGATTcgacacccatttatgatttaaaaaaagtaacGTGAGCATAGaaggaatgtacctcaacataataagggCCATACATGatgatgggtttgatccctggattgggaagatccctggagaagaaaatggcaacccactccagttttcttgcctgaaaaattccatggacagaggaacctggagggcttacagtccatggggtcatggaagagttggatacgacttagcagctaaacaacagcaacaggatGAGCCCATGGCTAACATCATAGTCAGTGGAGAAAAATTGAAACAGTTACCTCTAAAACCAGAAGCAAGACAAAATTGCACACCCTCACCACTCTTATTCAATGC is a window of Muntiacus reevesi chromosome 1, mMunRee1.1, whole genome shotgun sequence DNA encoding:
- the CHKB gene encoding choline/ethanolamine kinase isoform X3, which encodes MESFQRAGWNSTSQYEPGPDLPEAPPSPPPTPFLVSAFTSLTPGSWVQSRPLKTHELRDPVLSAAIAAKMAKFHGMEMPFTKEPHWLFGTMERYLKQIQDLPPTGLPQMNLLEMYSLKDEMGNLRKLLDTTPSPVVFCHNDIQEGNILLLSEPKSTDSLMLVDFEYSSYNYRGFDIGNHFCEWVYDYTHEEWPFYKAQPANYPTQGQQLHFIRHYLAEVKKDETVSQEEQRKLEADLLVEANRYALASHFFWGLWSILQASMSTIEFGYLVSNPGVRAVSVPVLLPAEGPADQLPPLILTPLPTPCISPGASRAGPWREGHRGGPGDWAEPH
- the CHKB gene encoding choline/ethanolamine kinase isoform X2, which gives rise to MAAEGTDVVGGGPLGGCLTKDSLMQAKCPDAAPSRRRGSARSRDAERRAYQWCREYLGGAWRQARPEELRVDPVSGGLSNLLFRCSLPDHLPSVGEEPREVLLRLYGAILQGVDSLVLESVMFAILAERSLGPQLYGVFPEGRLEQYIPSRPLKTHELRDPVLSAAIAAKMAKFHGMEMPFTKEPHWLFGTMERYLKQIQDLPPTGLPQMNLLEMYSLKDEMGNLRKLLDTTPSPVVFCHNDIQEGNILLLSEPKSTDSLMLVDFEYSSYNYRGFDIGNHFCEWVYDYTHEEWPFYKAQPANYPTQGQQLHFIRHYLAEVKKDETVSQEEQRKLEADLLVEANRYALASHFFWGLWSILQASMSTIEFGYLEYAQSRFQFYFQQKGQLTSFHPSS
- the CHKB gene encoding choline/ethanolamine kinase isoform X1, whose translation is MAAEGTDVVGGGPLGGCLTKDSLMQAKCPDAAPSRRRGSARSRDAERRAYQWCREYLGGAWRQARPEELRVDPVSGGLSNLLFRCSLPDHLPSVGEEPREVLLRLYGAILQGVDSLVLESVMFAILAERSLGPQLYGVFPEGRLEQYIPSRPLKTHELRDPVLSAAIAAKMAKFHGMEMPFTKEPHWLFGTMERYLKQIQDLPPTGLPQMNLLEMYSLKDEMGNLRKLLDTTPSPVVFCHNDIQEGNILLLSEPKSTDSLMLVDFEYSSYNYRGFDIGNHFCEWVYDYTHEEWPFYKAQPANYPTQGQQLHFIRHYLAEVKKDETVSQEEQRKLEADLLVEANRYALASHFFWGLWSILQASMSTIEFGYLVSNPGVRAVSVPVLLPAEGPADQLPPLILTPLPTPCISPGASRAGPWREGHRGGPGDWAEPH